The Choloepus didactylus isolate mChoDid1 chromosome 7, mChoDid1.pri, whole genome shotgun sequence genome segment TTTGAAGGCTGCCAGAAGTTGGAACTTCTTGCAAAGCTGCTTCAAAGTTTAACTATGGAAATTAGCTGTGTCCACAGCAGCCATTCTATTCTTCAAACACCAGGAAACACCACAggcattttcttccagtttgtcaGAAGGAAGAAAGCCAGAGCAGAACAAAGAACGTTTGTCCCAAGTTACATGTGATGAAAAGCATTGGCATTGGCAATGACTTATGAAAAGCATAGGGCATTGGCAATGACTTGTCTATAGAGTGACTGTTCCTCCCAATTTGCCCAGGACAGTCTTGGTTCATGCTTGTCCTAGTAAAAGTAcagaaaaaacactaaaaaaacaaacaacaacaaaaaaaactacatttccaCAAACTGTCCTGATTTGGACAATGCTTACATAGGAAGTTTCAGCTTACTTCTCCTTTGGCTTGTATATGGTAAATTGGACTGGATATACTTCCAATGTTTGAGGAAGAGTTAGTCTACACAGAAAAGTCATTTTGTCAGAAAGAAACCTTGCCTTGTGCTGTTGATGAAATTTCCATACTATACTATCCCATGACATACACACCCTCAGTGTCCAGGAGTCAGCATTCttagaacatgcttttctgaatCTCAATTCCATAGTGAAACATCTACCGGATTCCCAGGAAGAAAGTGCAAATATGGAAGCTTTGAGTGGATTTAATAGTGATGCACCAAAATCTCTGCACTGGGGAAGAAGTCACACAAAGCCACaacaaagaataaaagcaaaaatgaaaaaatgtggtCAAGAGTGTCATCTAGTGGCCAAAAAAGCatgcttcctatttctttgaataaGGCTTGTATTGAGAGGCCATGGAATGTCGTGCTTTACGGGGATGCAATTTTCTGGGACatggtttgtctttttaaagaGTTAGTCTCGATACTGCTGTGTCAGCTTCCTACAGTATTGACTTTTGTAACATtgaaaaagaggaagggagggacatTTCTAAAGTTAAAAGCTTCTGTGGCAGGGTTTACAGAGAACAATATGAAGAAAAGGTTTCACAGCAATAATTCCTTCTGGATAGTTATCTTTGGGTGTTAGGATTATTtcgttttacttattttttcttatctgtatattctagcttttaaaaaatgaaccgtatattgcctttgattttttaaaaacagtatttaaaaatatacagaaaatgtaatctggaaaaaattaatatttccacCTCTAAGATAAATTTAAGTGCAAAAGTGTTAGCTGCATTAGTGGTCCCAAAGGAACCACTAACGTTGAACTTGGTTTTCACTGGCTGTCTGCAACAGATCATCTGATCCACGGATGAGTGACAAAGAACCCCAAATCCTATTTTCCTAAGGAATATACTTTTCTAGCTACACTTGACTATGTTCTAATAGTTCATGTTTCAAAAATGATAAAGCCATACCATAAAGACTTGCATTATTTTAGGCACGatgcttctttccttcttttccaactTGAGAAACACGTAATTTCTGATTACTGCAGAATTCCAACCCAAGAGGAACTCTTCTTGTACAAACACCGGATGTGTGGTTTTCATCTCTGTCATAatgttttagctttttaaaagccCTGTTTCACAGTGAATTGTGAGGACCTACAAAGTATCTTTTAATGTCAGTTTAAACTTGAAAGCAACAGTGGATGCAGATGTTGATTTCTCAAAGTACCTGAGTCACCAGGTACTCGCTTTGAGTCACCAAAATTAATCTGAATCTGACAGAGGTCTGCCAGACACAAACTCTGAAATTAAATGTTAATAGTATTACTAACAGGTGTGGTTCCTTTCAGTGAAAAGATTTGCTGTTTAGTAGGGGGCTGGCTCTCTTCCAACTTTCATTCTGGAACAAGAGTTAGACCTGCATATACACGATCCTCCGTGGTTCTACGAGGAAGACTGAAGAGTGCCAGGCCTGAGGCAGTCACTCTTTCCCACATAAGGTCACACATCTGCAAGATGCCTAGATGAGGTTGGAGTGTAGATATCTACAGTCTGTGGTTGTGAAATGAGTTAATGATTCTTAAGACTGGCTACCCTAGGACTGTCATATCTATGAAATATTCTGACATTTAAAAAGGACATCCAgataaattttcttcaaagaaaacatttatttatgatctttACTGGTCAAACAGTTTCAAACAAACACAGAACAGGTTTTCAAATTTTGAGCCTTTAGTGCACAGACAAGATGTCATGCGTGACACAAATGCTTTCCCAGCAAAACTCTTCCCTGATGCATTTAAATACTAGAATGAtcaagcagaaaggaaaaaagacttAATAGAAATCTGCTCATAAATCTGCTTGAAAAAGGACATGATTTAAACCTTACATTAAGGTTTTCCAAAACATAAAAATGCTTAACTTATAATcttaatttcaaaacaaaacaccccaagaatcAACTatctctttaaataaaaaaaataatgaatttatacTCTTCTTGAAAGAACCCCAACAGTTTAAAATAAGCTccaattccatatatatatatatgtacaatgatAACTTAGGTGCTCTTTTGCTCTATATACTTTTGTTCATGCAACAGGAACAGAGGACTGGATAGAGGCTCTACAGAGGCCTTTCTGAGAAAGCAGTGTAGCTCCTCACTCTGGCGAAGAACAAGGGGGTGTACATCTTGTCAATCTCAAAAGCAGTGACTGCAGTCTCACCAGTTGATCTGGAAAGAAACACAGAAGCACTAGTTATAAGGAAAGTTCAACTCATTTAAAATCCTTGCATGTTGGAGGTGGGATGGGCATTTTATGctttagctttttaaatttttcatttgtctcattaaattttaaatattacagGCAAAttgtagaaaatctggaaaatttagaaaagttgaaattttcaaaaatcactCATAATTCCACCATCCAGACAGAGTATTATGAAGTATTTTCTTCTGGTGTTTCCTCCAAACACCTCAGTCTCTCTATCAAGTGTTACTATAGAGATCATAAACTATTAGCAATTCTGctgtttttcatttaacattatgGAGTATGCATTTCCCCATATCACTAAATATCCTTCAGAAACGATTTTTggtggctgcataatatttcattgtctCCTTCTACCACAGCTTAATTTAAATTAAGTAACTGTACTTAATATACAATTCAATtaattatgtatgtgtgtgtgtgtgtgtgtgtgtgtgtgtgtgtgtatttttagagctccaaaaaaatctcttttcatggagatttaggttgtttccaatatttgGCAATTAAAAACCATCTGTGGTATTTTTGATTATGTCATTCAGATTTCTAAAAGTGGAATTTCTAAGTCAAAGGCTATGGACATTTTTAAAGCTCTCACCAATTTGTATTTCAGAAAGACTATACTAATTATATTCctagaataaatttaatgatttaataCTTATCAACAGCATAATTATAGGCCGTAGGGAAAGCAGATGACATGTTACACTACCACAGCCTTTTACTTTGTCCCAAAAGCAGAAAATTCAATGATTTTATGAATACTAGAAGGAAGTCAATGTGAAGGAAGCAGCTACACATGACAGGTACTGTAATGtccttttttcttcaaaaacatGACGCTTTTCTCATGGGTCAAGCATGAACTATAGCCACCATTCACTTGCTTGGTGCTACCTGGAACTTGTTTCTTtgtgtgaaaagaaaaaacaaaatgccaCTGTACCAAATTACAGGGAGAAACAAAAGGAAGGTAAGgctgtgaagaaagaaaaaaaaatgttctttctcagGTGTCTGCACCACCCACATGCTTGGGAAGTTATTTGTAAGGTGGAAATGTGACCGAGAAAGTTTCCAACAATGTGTTCAAGGCTGCAAAGTAGGTTAATGGAAGATGGCCTGAAAACTTCTCTCAAAATTTTGGATTCAACTGGCAAGTGAAAAATGATGGTTAAGACTGAAACATGGGAGAAGATGGTCTAGTATTTTAAACTGCTTTGATTAGTCAATGAATAAGTAATGCATGGACAACCTCAGAGTTGACCTTTTTGCTCATGGAATGCTGTTTCATTTCCAAAATGGTTATACCAATTCACATTCCCACTGGCTCTGTGTGAGAGCTCCCCGTGCTCCACTTCCTTGTCCACACTTAGTCTTTGACTTTGGCCATCTTCTGGGTTTGTAATAATGTAACACTTTGGTTTTGCTTTGTAATACGTGTTAATTCTCAGGAATTCAAAACATGTGAGAATTTCTAAGCCTAATATGAAGTATGCATTTTTTCCGTAACCTTggtatttttaatgtattcactTACTTGTATGTAATATGACAGGAATGATGTATCCAGATGAGTTTGTTGAATCTCTGGTGGCCACTGGAACATAGCTGGAGCCCCACATGAAAACTCTGATCTGCTTCTTGTACAGGGACACGACGAAAATATCTGTATTTGTAGTCAAGCGGTTTCTGTAAAAGAAAAGGTTCATGAGCTATAATGAAACCTATGTTTAtgtttatatacaaatatttataggaatacattATGCAGAGCGACACTAACagtaatatatctgccccacaaagAGCTGTCATGGATATCAAACGAGAATGTGTATGAGTGCCTTGAAAAATGTCAAGTTCTCTACAAATATAAGGTTTTTCCTCATCATCTCAGCTTATCATCACAACCCCCCATATGTTAAATATGATTgcattatttccatttaataGTTGAAGAAATGAAGGCTCATGGAAGTCAAAAGAGTGGGACCAAAGCAAAGCAGTGAATAATACAGATGGGATCTAAAATTCCTGTCTATCTCTAAGCCTAGTATTTCTTTCTACTAGGAAATGTTTGGgggcttttaaaaagggaaggTAATAAATTGGTTGAAGACTGCAGAAAAATCAGAGTATAACTTATCTTTCTGCAATAACAGTAAAATAGTCAATGGATAGAAACAGATGTGACAAGCCTCATTAGAATCACAGTTCTGCAAATGCTACtactaaaaatacaaaaacctGAGCACTACAAATAGTTTCATTATATCTTACTCTGAAGAGAAAACCAGTACTGTACATGGAAGTTCCTAAACTCTTTTATTAGATAAAACCTAAATAACTAGGACCTCACAATTCCCCAGTTCTGACCTTAGGAAACACATGGCCACAGTCACATCCACAGCAACCATCTCTGCCACTCAGATTCCAGGAGCTTATCCGAGGGAGGCAGAAAAGCCAGCAGCAGATGGCCACAGGGGGATATGACTCATAGATGAAACCCTGCCCTAACCAGCTTGATACAGATGCagggaaaagggggtggggggtgggatttgATCCAagggaaatgtttttaaaaacgttattactataaaggcaatTTTAAAGGCAAGAGTCAAGTATTTATTCCAACTAACTCACAGCTGACTTCTTGGGTTTTAACCAGGATTGAAAAAGTACACACGAAGAAAGGTCATGGGAAAAAATCAGGCCCTCAATGTGTGAAGACAGGTTAGAGTCCAGCACTCTAGAATATTATAATATCAGTAATCATATTTGCTtggcattttcttcctttttcaaggacagagggaaggaaattACCATACGTTAGCTTATTCCAGTAGAAACTGAAGTTCTCTGTAAGAATATCCTTGTGAAAAATATTATCATATAAGCTGATTTAGGAAGAAAACCCCttattattaaaaacaagaaGAGCAAGAAAACATATTCAGGTATAATTTTACTAGTTACTTGACAGGAAATTTTGGTTTTACATTTTCATATGTAAAAAAACTTGACTGGAAAAAGAAACCatttggagaaaaacaaacaagctgATACAAACCCTCTAGCTCTCTACAGAGATACATCACCATAAATTTTGTAATGATACAATTAATggaacagtatttttaaaaaatcctgccACTCAAGAACACTTGAATGAATAGGGTATTGAAATAAGAAGAAAACTGCAAACTcacttcttcttttttcttagttaTCACAGCAAATACTTTGGTCTGATTGTCTGTATCTTGTGACAAGCGATAATGACCCAGTAGAATCGCGTcagttctaaaaaagaaaaatcactttaaatCTATTAATCTGTTATTATATGTATTTAAGTAATCCAAGAAGCAATGGGTTGGAACAGCATTTACTCAACCTGCCAGAAAGGAATCAGCTAGGATTTGAGCAAGCAATATAGATTCCAAGACTCCACAGACCAACTGAGTTAGACTCCTTAGGAagaggcccaggaatctgtacTTTTAACAAGTGTCCCTGATGCTTTTTAAGTCATCCAGCATTAACCAGGGAAACACAGGGTTACAGAGACTGCAAGTATAAAATGTTGACTGGATAGAAAGTTGTAGAAAAATACTACCTGGTATTCCTAGTTCTCAAACGAGGAACGATGGACTGAGGCTCTTCAGGGGTTGTCAACATCATCACATGGCCATCAGGAAAGAATCTTATGTatctgtgtaaaaagaaaaagaacaccaaaaaaaaccaaaaacccacCACAAGCACTAAGTTCAAACCATGTCCTTATTTATCAATACGTATACCTACTCATAACtgtaaaacaaaaactgaaatactATGAACTAAAGAACCAGTAaaaacatcattaaaataaaactgacaaCAACCTGTGAGGAGGTTGACAATAAAGAAATGAAGGCATTTTGTTACCTTCCTTAGTGTGAACAGCTGAACTTTCCACTCACTAAGTAAAATAAGTTAGATTAAATATTGCACTGTTCCAGTTCTGTGTGCTTTTCGTAAAGCattaaattaacataaaaaaaagTGAGATCCAATGATGATACACAGTGGTTAATGTAAGTCTACTTATTGCTTAATGACAGTAGTATTTAGCGAACAATAAAGCTGAATAAAAACAAGCTATTTGAAAAGGTAAACGAGTACACTTAAGGCAAAAGACAAGGAAGGCTCTGAAATGTAAAACATGTTTTAGATTTAGGGACTATgggaaattaaataatgtatattAACCTATTAGCTCTTTGGGTGCAAAATTCCTATGCTGTAATGCTGGATAAAAATACTAAGGGCCATATGTACATGAAtgcaaaaggaatgaagaacaaatGTTCAAATAACTAATTAACTAATACTTGGAGAGAGAGAACTTTTCACTCACTCAGTTTACAACAGTTGTACCTGTAATATTCCACTTGGTGCCAGGCTCTATAGAAACCATCAAGAGACTGCTCCCCTTGACGAATATATGTAGTTTTGCTGATATACACTCCTATAAAAAAGAAacggatttttaaaaagtgagattatactaaataaaaaactaaaaaaaaaatcatataacacGTTTCCAGCTTTACTTTTACTGAGGTTTCCTTTAAACATGTTCATATTACTTAAAGATAGTTATTAAAAAAAGTGTGCATTTATCAAAATTAGCATTATAAATCAATATTTCTCCTAACTTCTAAAGGATTCAACTTACCATCAAACCGAACACGAGGCCTTTCTAAAAACATCTCTCTCCAGGATGTATATGGAACAAGTTTAATACAGCTTCTGCCCCAAACTTTCAAGCAGGCCAAACGCCATATTTCAGGGTCTCTAGGTAATAGAGGCACAACTCAATATATATAAAAGACTAAGTGCAAACACATAGACATAAGAAATATTTTCGCTATCAATCATCTTTTATTCAGCATATATTAGTCAAACACATGCCATGCACTGTTCTGGACACTGGGGATCCACTGATGAAACAAGGCAAAGGCCCTGCTCTTTTGCTGGtggggaaacaaagaaaaacaagaaaacaaagagaaaagtttCAGGTAGTGTGTTCACTGCCAAAACAAAGCAGTGTAAGTGGAGAGGAATGATGGTGGCAGGGAAACAGACACCATTTCAGATAAGGTAGCCAGCTGACTGTAGTTATGGGGAAGAGTATCCTGGGCAGACACGATGGCAACTGCAAGGCACTCAAGTGGGAGTGTGGCTGGCTGCTCAACAAACAGCAAGAAGGATCTCATGGTTGCTGCAATGCCAGCAAGGTGAAGTATAAACAATGGGATCTGAGAGTGGTAAGGGGCAGATGAGGCAGCATCTTGCAGGCTACTGGAGGGAGTGGCCATTACTTTAAGTGGAATGGATACCATCAGAGGGTTTTGAGCCTGGGAGTGATATAACCtgatttatgcttttaaaagatcactctgggcCCTGCCCtgttcaagatggtggagtgaggtGCTTCAGGGCCCTGTtcttcccccacagaagctttgaacaaccagcaagaactggcagaaacaccctaaagctccaggaaacagtaaaaggattgcagtaacagggtgagcactgaatcaagaaaaaggctatttaaaagtggtaggatttcTAAAAGTGACAGGATTTCATGGTGCCTGGCTGGCTCCTCCCCAACCCCTCACTGGCTCAGCGCAGAACTGGCCTGCACTCCGAgagtggatccctggtcctggtacaggaaggagcagagtaacccttgtgcacaagCTGGAAGCATTTACGTTTGGCACAAACTTCTGGTGGTGGCCAGAGGGACCCATCAGCCTGTAAGAGACGGCTCACAGAGTACTCCTagagtgcggtcgcagttaaatcgtctggggggatggcggccggttgctgaaccctcgg includes the following:
- the FBXO9 gene encoding F-box only protein 9 isoform X2, coding for MQLVPDIEFKISYTRSPDGDGVGNSYIEDNDDDSKMADLLSYFQQQLTFQESVLKLCQPELESSQTHISVLPMEVLMYIFRWVVSSELDLRSLEQLSLVCRGFYICARDPEIWRLACLKVWGRSCIKLVPYTSWREMFLERPRVRFDGVYISKTTYIRQGEQSLDGFYRAWHQVEYYRYIRFFPDGHVMMLTTPEEPQSIVPRLRTRNTRTDAILLGHYRLSQDTDNQTKVFAVITKKKEEKPLDYKYRYFRRVPVQEADQSFHVGLQLCSSGHQRFNKLIWIHHSCHITYKSTGETAVTAFEIDKMYTPLFFARVRSYTAFSERPL
- the FBXO9 gene encoding F-box only protein 9 isoform X1 — encoded protein: MAEAEEDCHSDTVRADDDDENESPAETDLQAQLQMFRAQWMFELAPGVGSSNLETRPCRGSTRSSLLKADTKGKQELAKEEKARELFLKAVEEEQNGALYEAIKFYRRAMQLVPDIEFKISYTRSPDGDGVGNSYIEDNDDDSKMADLLSYFQQQLTFQESVLKLCQPELESSQTHISVLPMEVLMYIFRWVVSSELDLRSLEQLSLVCRGFYICARDPEIWRLACLKVWGRSCIKLVPYTSWREMFLERPRVRFDGVYISKTTYIRQGEQSLDGFYRAWHQVEYYRYIRFFPDGHVMMLTTPEEPQSIVPRLRTRNTRTDAILLGHYRLSQDTDNQTKVFAVITKKKEEKPLDYKYRYFRRVPVQEADQSFHVGLQLCSSGHQRFNKLIWIHHSCHITYKSTGETAVTAFEIDKMYTPLFFARVRSYTAFSERPL